Proteins from a genomic interval of Clostridium scatologenes:
- the thiM gene encoding hydroxyethylthiazole kinase, which translates to MNDLNMMDKVAENLVKLRKRVPLVHCITNYVTINDCANILLSFGASPAMCEAYDEVFDFVKLSSALYINVGTLTKEQEEAAVLASISAKQNNIPVVLDPVACGAIPRKLSVINRIFEVGRVDIIKGNIGEIKFLAGEASKVRGVDSLEGSEGALEACISLASKYNCVIAATGKEDFITDGKRSAIIQNGTEMFTKVTGSGCMLGALCGGTAGSYEDKFIAAVTAVLSMNIAGEGAYEEAKFPGSFKVKLMDHIFCLSEEKLKEEGKIIWK; encoded by the coding sequence ATGAATGATTTAAACATGATGGATAAAGTGGCCGAAAATTTAGTAAAACTTAGAAAAAGAGTTCCATTGGTGCACTGTATAACAAATTATGTAACAATAAATGATTGTGCAAATATACTTTTATCTTTTGGTGCTTCACCAGCTATGTGTGAAGCTTATGATGAAGTTTTTGATTTTGTAAAGTTATCCTCAGCATTATATATAAATGTTGGAACTTTAACCAAAGAACAAGAAGAAGCTGCAGTACTTGCAAGTATATCTGCAAAACAAAATAATATACCTGTAGTATTAGATCCTGTGGCTTGTGGAGCTATACCAAGAAAACTTTCTGTAATAAATAGAATATTTGAAGTAGGTCGTGTGGATATTATAAAAGGCAATATTGGAGAAATAAAATTCTTAGCTGGTGAGGCATCAAAGGTAAGGGGTGTAGATTCTCTTGAAGGTTCTGAAGGAGCATTAGAAGCATGTATTAGCCTTGCAAGCAAATATAATTGTGTAATTGCAGCCACAGGAAAAGAAGATTTTATTACAGATGGAAAAAGAAGTGCAATTATTCAAAATGGTACAGAGATGTTTACAAAAGTTACTGGATCAGGATGTATGCTTGGAGCACTTTGTGGTGGTACTGCTGGAAGTTATGAAGATAAATTTATAGCTGCTGTAACAGCTGTACTTTCAATGAATATAGCAGGAGAAGGTGCTTATGAAGAAGCTAAATTTCCTGGATCTTTTAAAGTTAAACTTATGGATCATATTTTCTGCTTATCAGAAGAAAAATTGAAGG
- the thiD gene encoding bifunctional hydroxymethylpyrimidine kinase/phosphomethylpyrimidine kinase — MKKVLTIAGSDSCGGAGIQADLKTMSALGVYGMSVIAAITAQNTVGVQDVMDVTDEMIEAQITSIFTDIDVDSVKIGMVSNSKTIEVIKKLLLKFKAKNIVLDPVMVSKSGYFLLKPEAQEAIKELVAISDLVTPNIPEAEVLTNMKIENKNDMKSAAVKIKELGVKNVLIKGGHRCNDANDILLCDDGFVNLEGHRINTKNTHGTGCTLSSAIASYLAKGYSVKQAVTLSKEYITKAIENSFSIGHGVGPVGHFIELYKKSDIDFK, encoded by the coding sequence GTGAAAAAAGTCCTAACTATTGCAGGATCAGATAGCTGTGGAGGGGCGGGAATTCAAGCAGATTTAAAGACAATGAGTGCATTAGGTGTTTATGGTATGAGTGTTATTGCAGCTATAACAGCACAAAATACTGTAGGGGTACAAGATGTAATGGATGTTACAGATGAAATGATAGAAGCACAAATAACATCTATATTTACTGATATAGATGTAGATAGTGTAAAAATTGGAATGGTTTCTAATAGCAAAACTATAGAAGTAATAAAAAAATTATTGTTGAAATTTAAAGCAAAAAATATAGTATTAGATCCAGTTATGGTTTCTAAAAGTGGATATTTTCTTCTAAAGCCAGAAGCACAAGAAGCTATAAAGGAACTTGTAGCAATATCTGATTTAGTAACTCCTAATATTCCAGAAGCAGAAGTATTAACGAATATGAAAATAGAAAATAAAAATGACATGAAAAGTGCAGCAGTTAAAATAAAAGAATTGGGTGTTAAAAATGTTTTAATCAAAGGTGGTCATAGATGTAATGATGCCAATGATATACTGCTATGTGATGATGGCTTTGTAAATTTAGAAGGACATAGAATCAACACTAAAAATACACATGGAACAGGATGTACACTATCCTCAGCAATAGCTTCTTATTTAGCTAAAGGATATAGCGTAAAACAAGCAGTAACACTTTCTAAAGAATATATAACTAAAGCTATAGAAAACTCTTTTTCCATAGGACATGGAGTGGGTCCAGTAGGACATTTTATTGAACTTTACAAGAAGTCAGATATAGATTTTAAGTAA
- the rodA gene encoding rod shape-determining protein RodA, protein MRKILLNKKFFKDLDYIMLFAAIIIVCFGIANIFSATHNKYGFSYFDLQFMWLILGVIVVYILLNFDYKTIGSYCGIIYWSGVALLLFNDITSRAVKGAASWIRIGNRAIEPGEFVKIGLILMLAKKLDDMEGNINNIKNFSILCAYAAIPMILIVVQPNLGMTLICFFITLAIFFISNLNLKVIIYGFISMIPLSLIIWFSGLMKSYQKDRIISFLNPELYQQDTAFQLMQSIIGIGSGGLFGRGYLKGVQVSGGYIPEVHTDFIFAVVGEEWGLVGAIILLIFFGILLYRMINAARESKDIFGRLICVGTTASFIFSIFQNIGMTIGIMPIAGITLPFMSYGGSSVLTNFISLGLVLNVYMRRRKINF, encoded by the coding sequence ATGAGAAAAATTTTATTAAATAAGAAGTTTTTTAAGGATTTGGATTATATAATGTTATTTGCAGCTATAATTATTGTATGCTTTGGCATAGCTAATATTTTTAGTGCAACACACAATAAGTATGGATTTAGCTATTTTGACTTGCAATTCATGTGGTTAATTCTTGGAGTTATAGTTGTATATATATTATTAAATTTTGACTATAAGACAATAGGTTCATATTGCGGAATTATATACTGGAGTGGGGTAGCGTTATTACTGTTTAATGATATAACAAGTAGAGCTGTTAAAGGTGCTGCTTCTTGGATAAGAATAGGTAATAGAGCCATAGAACCTGGTGAATTTGTGAAGATAGGTCTAATATTAATGCTTGCTAAAAAATTAGATGATATGGAAGGTAATATTAATAATATAAAAAATTTTTCAATCCTTTGTGCATATGCTGCTATACCAATGATTTTAATTGTAGTACAACCTAATTTAGGCATGACCTTAATATGTTTTTTTATAACATTAGCAATATTTTTTATAAGTAATTTAAATTTAAAAGTTATAATATATGGATTTATATCAATGATACCATTAAGCTTAATTATATGGTTTAGTGGTTTGATGAAAAGTTATCAGAAGGACAGAATAATTTCGTTTTTAAATCCAGAATTATATCAGCAGGATACGGCATTTCAATTAATGCAATCAATTATAGGTATAGGATCTGGAGGATTATTTGGTAGAGGATATTTAAAAGGTGTACAAGTTTCGGGAGGTTATATACCTGAGGTACATACTGATTTTATATTTGCAGTGGTAGGAGAAGAATGGGGATTGGTTGGAGCTATTATTTTGTTGATTTTTTTTGGTATATTGTTATATAGAATGATTAATGCAGCTAGGGAATCTAAAGATATTTTTGGAAGACTTATATGTGTAGGAACAACAGCATCATTTATATTTTCTATATTTCAAAATATAGGAATGACAATAGGAATTATGCCAATAGCTGGAATTACGCTGCCTTTTATGAGCTATGGAGGAAGTTCTGTTTTAACTAATTTTATATCATTAGGATTAGTTTTAAATGTTTACATGAGGAGAAGAAAAATTAATTTTTAA